In one window of Coralliovum pocilloporae DNA:
- a CDS encoding 4Fe-4S binding protein yields MHWPQSKSLVRNRDRVKRLGVVDPRGLSAVLFVWLFLVMGAVGPGAVISPALALERDKLAELIVPPFSLGEPLNDRGVYSLLNSGGAEAGYVFETEPLAPLPGFSGAPINLLVVLDLEGRFHEVRLIEHNEPIFVSGLGEAPFHKFFEQYPGLSISSSIVVGTPYGDGDAGSSLVYLDGVTKATASVRIAHESVMAAALAVAREKMQGIASGPPAHPDRTHEEDLDWAALVEQGLVKRTTLSNAEVDALFKGTIWEDDDPGARDNPGEPYLDLWVVDLGPPSIAKAVLSRDGYEELQDFLAISPDDEPILLIETARHGLVSEDFVRNTAPDWLSAEQHGLPVALRDSDLLVDLSDDVPDALHDGVMMILRTDRRLGFDPSRDWTLKVAAVREHGMFQPEVGSVSLPVSHVTDERFFSRPEVIKPAPPWLEALRGRQGDMIVLALFLSGLTALLFFSQNRLADSPLFTPWRLGFLAVMTGFVGWWGQGQLSVVTVLGVIRTAYEGGSYAFLVYDPFSLLVWAFAILGFVLWGRGYFCGWLCPFGALQEFAHHLGRLLRLPQYEPTALWDNRLKLLKYGLLAGLVALVFIAPDRVDTAAEVEPFKTAITTYFVREWFYVAYAIAWLLAGMVLFKGFCRYVCPLGAVMAIGGLLRGRKWIDRRAECGSPCQLCKVKCGYGAIRPSGEIQYSECFGCLDCVTIHNDKAQCVPLVLAAKGKARLQAAE; encoded by the coding sequence ATGCACTGGCCACAGTCAAAAAGTCTTGTCCGAAACCGGGATCGGGTCAAGCGCCTTGGGGTCGTAGATCCGCGAGGCCTTTCGGCCGTGCTGTTTGTCTGGCTCTTTCTTGTCATGGGTGCCGTTGGGCCCGGAGCCGTTATTTCACCTGCCCTCGCCCTTGAGCGTGACAAGCTGGCCGAGCTGATTGTCCCGCCTTTCTCTCTTGGCGAACCGTTGAATGACAGAGGCGTCTACAGCCTTCTGAATTCAGGCGGAGCGGAGGCCGGTTATGTCTTTGAAACCGAGCCGCTTGCTCCCCTGCCCGGCTTTTCCGGCGCGCCCATCAATCTGCTGGTGGTGCTGGATCTGGAAGGTCGGTTTCACGAGGTGCGGCTGATCGAACATAATGAGCCGATTTTTGTTTCAGGCCTTGGCGAGGCTCCGTTTCACAAATTTTTTGAACAATATCCCGGCCTGTCGATCTCATCTTCCATTGTGGTGGGGACACCATATGGGGATGGAGACGCGGGCAGCTCCCTTGTCTATCTGGACGGGGTTACCAAGGCCACTGCGTCCGTGCGGATTGCCCATGAATCGGTGATGGCCGCTGCACTGGCGGTTGCCCGCGAAAAGATGCAGGGCATTGCCTCCGGACCACCTGCCCACCCCGACCGGACACATGAGGAAGATCTCGACTGGGCCGCTTTGGTTGAACAGGGTCTTGTGAAGCGGACCACCCTCAGCAATGCCGAGGTGGACGCGCTTTTCAAGGGAACCATCTGGGAGGATGACGACCCGGGCGCCAGGGACAATCCGGGAGAGCCCTATCTTGATCTCTGGGTGGTGGATCTGGGTCCGCCTTCGATTGCAAAGGCTGTGCTCTCCAGGGATGGATATGAGGAACTGCAGGATTTTCTCGCCATCTCTCCGGATGATGAGCCGATCCTTCTGATCGAAACAGCCCGTCATGGCCTTGTGAGTGAGGATTTTGTCCGGAATACAGCGCCGGACTGGCTGTCTGCCGAGCAACATGGTCTGCCGGTTGCCCTGCGGGACAGTGACCTGCTGGTCGACCTCTCCGATGATGTGCCTGACGCACTTCATGACGGGGTGATGATGATCCTCAGAACAGACAGGCGGCTCGGGTTTGATCCGTCCCGTGACTGGACCCTGAAAGTGGCCGCCGTGCGGGAGCATGGCATGTTCCAGCCGGAAGTGGGTTCAGTGTCGCTGCCTGTCAGCCATGTGACCGATGAGCGGTTCTTCTCCCGGCCTGAGGTGATCAAACCGGCCCCGCCCTGGCTTGAGGCTCTGCGCGGCAGGCAGGGTGATATGATCGTGCTGGCCCTTTTTCTTTCAGGTCTCACGGCCCTCTTGTTCTTCAGCCAGAACAGGCTGGCGGACAGCCCTCTGTTCACCCCCTGGCGTCTCGGATTTCTGGCTGTGATGACTGGCTTTGTCGGCTGGTGGGGACAGGGGCAGTTGTCCGTTGTCACTGTGCTTGGTGTGATCCGCACAGCCTACGAAGGCGGGTCTTATGCCTTTCTGGTCTATGATCCGTTTTCTCTGCTTGTGTGGGCTTTTGCCATTCTCGGCTTTGTGCTTTGGGGGCGAGGATATTTCTGCGGATGGCTCTGCCCGTTCGGAGCCCTTCAGGAGTTTGCCCATCATCTGGGACGTCTTCTGCGTCTGCCGCAATATGAACCGACAGCCCTGTGGGACAATCGCTTGAAGCTGCTGAAATATGGTCTTCTGGCCGGCCTTGTCGCCCTTGTCTTTATCGCGCCCGACCGGGTTGATACGGCAGCTGAGGTGGAGCCGTTCAAGACCGCGATCACCACTTATTTTGTACGGGAATGGTTCTATGTGGCCTATGCAATCGCCTGGCTTCTGGCGGGCATGGTGTTGTTCAAGGGGTTCTGCCGCTATGTCTGTCCACTGGGTGCAGTGATGGCCATTGGCGGCCTGCTGCGCGGCCGCAAGTGGATTGACCGGCGGGCGGAATGCGGCTCTCCCTGTCAGCTCTGCAAGGTCAAATGCGGCTATGGGGCCATCAGGCCGAGCGGTGAAATCCAGTATTCGGAATGCTTTGGCTGTCTGGATTGCGTAACCATCCATAATGACAAGGCCCAGTGTGTCCCGCTCGTTCTTGCCGCGAAAGGCAAGGCCCGGCTGCAGGCTGCGGAATAA
- a CDS encoding bifunctional allantoicase/(S)-ureidoglycine aminohydrolase, with protein sequence MRHTYYAPRGGLPPQTDLLTDRAMFTEAYAVIPKGTFSDIVTSALPFWEGARFWVLSRPLSGFAETFSQYIAEVQPGGGSKRPETEKGVEAVLFVVEGEITLQIDGKTHRLGEGGYAYLPPDKAYELHNGSDKAARFHWIRKAYQAVDGLDLPDVLIANENDVAPTPMPDTNGAWATTRFVDPADLRHDMHVTIVTFQPGAVIPFAETHVMEHGLYVLEGKAVYRLNQDWVEVEAGDYMWLRAFCPQACYAGGPGPFRYLLYKDVNRHMGFGRAGV encoded by the coding sequence ATGCGGCATACTTATTACGCACCCAGGGGCGGGCTCCCGCCGCAGACGGATCTTCTGACAGATCGGGCCATGTTCACCGAAGCCTATGCGGTGATCCCCAAGGGGACGTTCTCCGATATCGTCACCAGCGCCCTGCCCTTCTGGGAAGGCGCGCGGTTCTGGGTTCTGTCGCGGCCGCTCTCAGGCTTTGCTGAAACGTTCTCGCAATATATCGCCGAAGTTCAACCGGGTGGCGGCAGCAAGAGGCCGGAGACGGAAAAGGGCGTGGAAGCGGTGCTGTTTGTGGTGGAGGGTGAAATCACTCTTCAGATCGATGGCAAGACCCACCGGCTTGGCGAAGGCGGCTATGCCTATCTGCCACCGGACAAGGCCTATGAACTCCACAATGGCTCAGACAAGGCGGCCCGGTTCCACTGGATCAGGAAAGCCTATCAGGCCGTGGACGGCCTTGATCTGCCGGATGTGCTGATCGCAAACGAGAATGATGTGGCACCGACCCCGATGCCGGACACCAACGGCGCCTGGGCCACAACCCGGTTTGTCGACCCGGCAGACCTGCGCCACGACATGCATGTGACCATTGTCACCTTTCAGCCCGGTGCGGTTATCCCCTTTGCTGAAACCCATGTGATGGAGCATGGTCTTTATGTGCTGGAAGGAAAGGCGGTCTACAGGCTCAACCAGGATTGGGTGGAAGTGGAAGCCGGCGACTACATGTGGCTCCGCGCGTTCTGCCCGCAGGCCTGCTACGCAGGCGGCCCCGGCCCGTTCCGCTATCTGCTTTACAAGGACGTCAACCGCCATATGGGATTTGGCCGGGCGGGTGTGTGA
- a CDS encoding DUF4231 domain-containing protein produces MEEALAAYQVAVAYATKQIIWYESSADMKHLLYRGVGLVAICASILITFLSATMNRPDQKIGAFRTGYVIAALAAISALSVAAAGFFEWGSAWESHRITQLRLEALVEISHIESLKLTAAGDKQGIFTLAERLAEEVRGIVETETTGYYDSQSTLSEIITRLQKNSGD; encoded by the coding sequence ATGGAAGAGGCACTTGCCGCCTATCAGGTTGCAGTCGCTTATGCGACAAAGCAGATCATTTGGTACGAATCCAGTGCTGACATGAAACATCTGCTTTATCGGGGCGTGGGCCTGGTGGCCATCTGTGCATCCATCCTGATCACCTTCCTGTCTGCCACCATGAACCGTCCGGATCAGAAGATCGGTGCCTTCAGGACAGGTTATGTTATTGCGGCCCTCGCCGCCATCAGCGCCCTGTCGGTTGCAGCCGCCGGTTTCTTTGAATGGGGCTCAGCCTGGGAAAGTCACCGGATTACTCAATTGCGACTGGAGGCTCTGGTCGAGATCAGCCACATTGAGTCCCTGAAGCTGACCGCAGCCGGGGACAAGCAAGGCATCTTCACTCTGGCAGAACGGCTGGCGGAGGAAGTGCGCGGCATCGTTGAGACAGAGACAACGGGCTATTATGACAGCCAGTCAACGCTGTCAGAGATCATCACCCGACTTCAGAAGAACTCTGGGGACTAG
- a CDS encoding CBS domain-containing protein has product MAPASYQASTRGDKADKTTYSQTTSSNLSSSKTPVSKLLEGKGDAVFSIRPNDTIDHVVGLLKEKHIGALVVTDQNGMLKGILSERDIVRQLADQADGIMDQSVEALMTSDVVTCTPSDPLTDVLKRMTEGRFRHMPVVTENKLCGIITIGDVVNYRLKEVEYEALRMKQMIVG; this is encoded by the coding sequence ATGGCACCTGCCTCATACCAGGCATCAACTCGCGGCGACAAGGCTGACAAGACAACCTACAGCCAGACCACAAGCTCAAACCTGTCGAGCTCGAAAACACCCGTATCCAAGCTGCTCGAGGGCAAGGGAGATGCCGTTTTCTCGATTCGTCCGAACGACACCATAGACCATGTGGTGGGCCTGCTTAAGGAGAAACATATCGGCGCGCTGGTGGTCACCGACCAGAACGGCATGCTGAAGGGCATCCTGTCCGAGCGCGATATCGTGCGCCAGCTCGCGGACCAGGCCGACGGCATCATGGATCAGTCTGTGGAAGCGCTGATGACAAGCGATGTGGTCACCTGCACGCCGTCCGACCCGCTGACAGACGTCCTGAAACGCATGACGGAAGGCCGCTTCCGCCACATGCCTGTGGTCACTGAAAACAAGCTCTGCGGCATCATCACCATTGGCGACGTGGTCAACTATCGCCTGAAGGAAGTGGAATACGAAGCCCTGCGCATGAAACAGATGATCGTCGGCTGA